Proteins from one Ipomoea triloba cultivar NCNSP0323 chromosome 1, ASM357664v1 genomic window:
- the LOC116027815 gene encoding non-specific lipid-transfer protein-like, giving the protein MKGMKVWGLLILIIMAAVSAARTGADDSNLVCSIALSLLSPCKDFLVNVDEETIPETCCVGCLVLEKIVRNLKNRRKLKIGLCKCLQGDGSLSGADEDKAFQVIGTCNVTYSPILTGPDVDCTKIF; this is encoded by the exons ATGAAGGGGATGAAGGTGTGGGGGTTACTGATTCTCATCATCATGGCTGCTGTGAGTGCAGCAAGAACTGGTGCAGATGACAGCAATTTAGTGTGCAGCATAGCTCTGAGCCTGCTGTCACCCTGCAAAGATTTCTTGGTGAATGTTGACGAGGAAACAATCCCAGAAACATGCTGCGTAGGTTGTCTGGTTCTGGAGAAGATTGTGAGGAATCTGAAGAACAGGAGGAAGCTGAAGATTGGGCTGTGCAAGTGCCTGCAGGGAGATGGGAGTCTGAGTGGAGCTGATGAAGATAAAGCGTTTCAGGTTATTGGCACCTGCAATGTCACCTATTCGCCTATACTTACAGGCCCCGATGTGGATTGTACCAA AATATTCTAA
- the LOC116027831 gene encoding non-specific lipid-transfer protein-like, whose protein sequence is MGMMKAWGVVVIMAVIVTGAVDANSTCKTALNYLSPCKAFLVNVTELIPDDCCKGCLLLQRLVTDLKFNRKQKIALCKCLQKDGTQSGADADRAFQIVHTCNVTYSPILTGPDVNCSKIF, encoded by the exons ATGGGAATGATGAAGGCATGGGGGGTGGTGGTTATCATGGCTGTGATTGTAACGGGAGCTGTGGATGCAAACAGCACATGCAAGACAGCTCTCAACTACCTGTCGCCCTGCAAGGCGTTCTTGGTGAATGTAACCGAGCTCATCCCAGATGATTGCTGCAAAGGTTGTCTGTTACTGCAGAGACTCGTGACAGACCTGAAGTTCAACAGGAAGCAAAAGATAGCACTTTGCAAGTGCCTCCAGAAAGACGGGACTCAAAGTGGAGCTGATGCTGACCGAGCCTTTCAAATTGTTCATACCTGCAATGTCACCTATTCACCTATACTCACTGGACCAGACGTGAATTGCAGCAA AATCTTTTAA
- the LOC116027298 gene encoding uncharacterized protein LOC116027298, with protein sequence MSSESKPVIGSLPGISSSWKPPATAAGTSTVGQLLNFWQYLSREKEIPMSEREIGASRERESAQEEEEQSRLEIENVKLKDELKNLRREYDNLTENNVRLEEEKKVLERRSEERYKKINEELLKEQEEKCKLIEKLKSDKNEAAIKLEASEKRFRLLEERFSRLEKYVEVKEGKMAENRYGDWIADNGAHPASTPDAMGSSRTKMKDASSSIIVASPVVVLSDSDEERPVDEGASLANLCGSEGLGQTEKSSSTHKSHEKKEKRAVKRKRSLRKSHDSGVSPRKKMYLHDLQDRRVSSRSSSRGDGSKGSAVAPSKGGFFMDSEDSDTYLKSQKARGGPWLLEPDMCLAFEDDPELCMDAVCALYRLQLSLPLSLKRLDKELDIVRVAKYLIHDHPENKLKRSVAEVSKDVVVECKRLALHHSGELFRVYCSVQLILGSMGARRTILRCGCRAAGEWPEAVVSVENDL encoded by the exons ATGAGTTCAGAGTCCAAGCCGGTGATCGGGTCTCTCCCCGGTATCTCGTCGTCCTGGAAGCCTCCGGCGACCGCCGCCGGAACCTCAACCGTCGGACAGCTGCTTAATTTTTGGCAGTATCTCTCCCGAGAAAAAGAGATTCCGATGAGCGAGCGAGAAATCGGGGCGAGTAGAGAGCGGGAATCGGCgcaggaggaggaggagcaaTCGCGCCTGGAAATCGAGAACGTGAAGCTGAAAGACGAGCTGAAGAATCTGAGGAGGGAATACGATAACCTAACTGAAAACAACGTTCGTctggaggaggagaagaaggttCTAGAGAGGAGGAGTGAGGAGAGATACAAGAAGATCAACGAGGAGCTTCTGAAAGAGCAGGAGGAGAAATGCAAACTGATTGAGAAGCTAAAGAGTGATAAGAATGAAGCTGCCATCAAACTTGAGGCTTCTGAGAAGAGGTTTCGATTGTTGGAGGAAAGATTTTCTCGTTTGGAGAAATATGTTGAAGTGAAAGAAGGCAAAATGGCTGAAAATCGTTATGGTGATTGGATCGCTGACAATGGAGCCCACCCTGCTTCCACTCCAGATGCAATGGGGAGTAGCAGAACAAAGATGAAAG ATGCATCATCTTCAATCATAGTGGCTTCACCTGTGGTGGTTCTCAGTGACAGTGATGAAGAGAGGCCTGTGGATGAAGGGGCCTCTCTAGCAAACCTCTGTGGTTCAGAAGGTTTGGGACAAACAGAGAAATCATCTTCCACTCACAAAAGCcatgaaaaaaaagaaaagcgcGCGGTGAAGAGGAAAAGAAGCTTGAGGAAGAGCCATGATAGTGGAGTTTCTCCACGGAAGAAAATGTATCTTCACGATCTGCAGGACCGTAGAGTGAGCTCGAGAAGTTCCAGCCGTGGTGATGGATCAAAGGGCAGTGCAGTAGCCCCTTCGAAAGGAGGCTTTTTTATGGATTCAGAAGATTCAGATACTTACTTGAAATCCCAGAAAGCGAGAGGAGGGCCATGGCTGCTTGAACCTGACATGTGTTTGGCGTTTGAAGATGATCCTGAACTGTGTATGGATGCTGTTTGTGCACTTTATAGACTTCAGCTTTCCCTACCATTGTCCTTAAAACGCTTGGATAAAGAACTTGATATAGTCAG GGTGGCCAAGTATCTCATCCACGACCATCCAGAGAACAAGCTGAAACGGTCTGTTGCAGAAGTGAGCAAAGACGTCGTTGTTGAATGTAAAAGATTGGCTCTTCATCACAGCGGGGAGCTGTTTCGAGTATACTGTAGTG TGCAATTGATACTGGGGTCGATGGGAGCAAGGAGGACGATTCTCCGGTGCGGTTGCCGTGCAGCGGGAGAGTGGCCGGAGGCGGTTGTTTCCGTCGAGAATGATTTGTAG